DNA sequence from the Paenibacillus azoreducens genome:
GCCTCTGATCGACTGCGACGGTATGGGGCGGGCGTTCCCGGAGCTGCAAATGGTGACGTTTAACCTGGACGGCATTCCGGCGACACCGATGGCGATTACGGATGAAAAAGGGAATATCGGTATTTTTGAGACCATTGACAATCAATGGACGGAACGGCTGGCGAGAGTGGCTACGGTTGAAATGGGAGCAAGCGCTTTAGTCAGCCTGTATCCGGCGACGGGCGCTCAAATCAAGCAAAGCGGCGTTCATCATATCGTGACCCTGTCCGAACAGATTGGCGCAATCATTACATCGAAGAACCGGGACGCCAAGGATAAGCTTCAAGAACTGCTCAAACTTGTGTCCGGCTATGAACTTTTCCAAGGTAAAATCGTGGATGTCATCCGCGAGACCAAGGGCGGATTTAATCTCGGTCGCATGCATCTCGAAGGCATCGAGGCGTTTAAAGGGGGAGAGATGAAGGTTCATTTTCAAAATGAAAACCTGGTTGCCGAATTGAATGGTCAAGTAGCAGCGATGACTCCGGATTTGATCTGTCTTGTCGATTATGAAACCTTGTTGCCTGTGACCACGGAAAGCCTGAAATATGGAAAACGCGTACGGGTGATCGGACTGCCAGCTCATGAAAAGTGGAGAACGGAAAAAGGAATCGAGACGGCAGGTCCAAGATACTTCGGATATGATTACGATTTTGTTCCAATCGAGGAACTGGTAAAAAAGGCGGTGGCTGAAAATGTATAGAATCGGGATCGATGTAGGCGGCACCAACACGGATGCCATCATTTTGGATGAGAATCATCAGTTGATCCATGCGGTGAAATCACCGACAAGCTTGGATATTAAAACAGGGATTGAAACCTCGCTCCGGCAGCTGCTGCAGGGGGCGAAGATTGATAAAGACAAAATTACGCATGCCATGTTAGGTACGACACAGTGTACGAATGCCATTGTTGAGCGTAAAAAGCTGGCCCAAGTCGGTGTCATTCGACTGGGTTACCCCGCAACGGCTTCCGTGGCCCCGTATACGTCCTGGCCTGAGGATATGGTGGAGAAGCTGACGGGTAAATATGCTCTCGTCCACGGTGGATATGAATACGACGGCCAAGTGCTTGGTGAAGTCAATGAGGCCGAGATTAAAGCTCTTTTGGAGGAATGGCGAGGCAGTGTCGAGTCCATCGCGGTTATCGGCGTGTTTTCTTCTATTAAAAATGACCAGGAATTCCGGGTTCGCGATCTCATCCATGAAGTATATGGCGAAGAGTTTCCGGTTTCCTGTTCTTCCCTGATCGGTTCGGTCGGTTTGATCGAACGGGAAAATGCGACCATACTCAATGCGGCATTGTGCAAAGTCATTAAAACGACGACCGAGGGCTTTGTTCAAGCCCTAGAAGAGGAAGGCATCTCTGACGCAGCGGTGTTTTTATGCCAAAATGACGGTACCTTAATGTCGATTGATTACGCTAAAAAGTTTCCGATCCTAACCATTGCCTGCGGGCCAACGAACAGTATTCGCGGTGCCTCTTATTTGGCGAAGATCAAGGATACGATGGTTCTCGACGTAGGCGGGACGACATCGGACATCGGGGTTTTGCAGGACGGCTTCCCGCGAGAATCCTCGGTTGCGGTCGAGGTTGGCGATATCCGCACGAATTTCCGCATGCCGGATATTATCTCCGTCGGACTGGGCGGCGGAAGCATTGTGCGCTCGGAGAACGGCAAAATTACGGTTGGCCCTGACAGCGTAGGGTACAAGATTGGACAGGAAGCGCTGGTCTTTGGCGGGCATACGCTGACTACAACAGACATTGCCGTTCGGCTGGGTCTCGCGGATGTCGGGGATAAGAGCCTGGTAGCGCATCTGGATGAAGACTTCGCTAAAAATGTGCAAGCTGAAATCGCAATCATCATTGAGCAGGCCATTGATAAAATGAAGACATCGTCGGGAGACGTTGAGCTTGTTTTGGTAGGCGGCGGCAGTGTCGTTATACCCGACACGATTCGCGGGGTATCCCATATGATTAAGCCGGAGAACGGGGGCGTAGCCAACGCCATTGGCGCGTGTATTGCCCAAATCAGCGGACAATACGAGCAAATATACATCTATTCTACGGAGCCGCGCGAGGATTCGTTAAGAGATGCGCAAGAAAAAGCCGTGAACCAGGCGGTGCTGGCCGGCGCTGATCCGGCCACGGTCGAGCTCGTGGAAGTGGAAGAAACCCCGCTGGCTTATCATCCGGGAAATGCGACGAGACTGAGAGTGAAAGTCGTAGGAAACATGAAGTAGAAGAGAGGCTTCACATGGGTTCGTACCACTTGTGTGAGGCTCTTTTTTGTTATCGGTGAGGTGCAACGTGATCCATGGATGGCATTTATATAAAAACTGCTTATAAGCGGAAAAATAGATTTCACTCATTCTATATCAATTGAACTAAAGAAAGGGAAAGCACTCCGCCTGTATTCCGAGTTCGCCCATGCGAGGGATCGTTTAAGAGACGGGTTAAAATACTCAATACGAATCCATTATGAAATTGAATTAAAAAGGGTAAAAAATTTGGCGTCTAAACATAAAATCTATGCTAAAATAAAGCTGCTTGTATTCAGCTATGTGTAACTGGCGTAACGTGGGCAAACCACGAGGGAGCACATGGATCATAACAGCCGTACGCCTGGGCAAAGTATTTGGTGGTATCGATCGATCCATCCAAATGCTTTTTTGTGTTTATAACCAACTTTATTTGGAGGCGACTGGAATGGGCATGCTGCTAAAAACAAAGGAACTGGCAAACGAAGTTTCCGAATCTATTATCATGGAAGTTAGCCGTTTGAAAGAAAAAGGGGTGGAACCCCGTCTGGCCACCATTTTGGTGCAGGGCGATCCCGCATCGGAGTATTATGCCAAAGCTAAAGAGAAAAAAGCCCATCAACTGGGCATCGCATTTGATTTGATCACGTTTGAACCCGAAGTTACGGAGCAGCGCCTGCTGGAAGAAATCGAGCGTTTGAACCGCGATTCGAAGGTGCATGGCATTATGCTGGAGCTTCCGCTTCCCAAACATATCAGCGTGCAAAATTGTTCGGATGCGATTGCACCGGAAAAAGACGTTGACGGTATTTCTTCGGCGAATAAGCTTGCCTGCATG
Encoded proteins:
- a CDS encoding DUF917 domain-containing protein encodes the protein MRYVDKAAVENIAVGAAFLGTGGGGDPYIGKLMALSAIEKFGPVKLFSVDEIQDEDFFIPAAMMGAPSVLVEKFPKGDEFVKVFKKLANYLGKEQIAGTFPMEAGGVNSMIPIVVAAQLGLPLIDCDGMGRAFPELQMVTFNLDGIPATPMAITDEKGNIGIFETIDNQWTERLARVATVEMGASALVSLYPATGAQIKQSGVHHIVTLSEQIGAIITSKNRDAKDKLQELLKLVSGYELFQGKIVDVIRETKGGFNLGRMHLEGIEAFKGGEMKVHFQNENLVAELNGQVAAMTPDLICLVDYETLLPVTTESLKYGKRVRVIGLPAHEKWRTEKGIETAGPRYFGYDYDFVPIEELVKKAVAENV
- a CDS encoding hydantoinase/oxoprolinase N-terminal domain-containing protein; translation: MYRIGIDVGGTNTDAIILDENHQLIHAVKSPTSLDIKTGIETSLRQLLQGAKIDKDKITHAMLGTTQCTNAIVERKKLAQVGVIRLGYPATASVAPYTSWPEDMVEKLTGKYALVHGGYEYDGQVLGEVNEAEIKALLEEWRGSVESIAVIGVFSSIKNDQEFRVRDLIHEVYGEEFPVSCSSLIGSVGLIERENATILNAALCKVIKTTTEGFVQALEEEGISDAAVFLCQNDGTLMSIDYAKKFPILTIACGPTNSIRGASYLAKIKDTMVLDVGGTTSDIGVLQDGFPRESSVAVEVGDIRTNFRMPDIISVGLGGGSIVRSENGKITVGPDSVGYKIGQEALVFGGHTLTTTDIAVRLGLADVGDKSLVAHLDEDFAKNVQAEIAIIIEQAIDKMKTSSGDVELVLVGGGSVVIPDTIRGVSHMIKPENGGVANAIGACIAQISGQYEQIYIYSTEPREDSLRDAQEKAVNQAVLAGADPATVELVEVEETPLAYHPGNATRLRVKVVGNMK